One genomic segment of Salvia splendens isolate huo1 unplaced genomic scaffold, SspV2 ctg198, whole genome shotgun sequence includes these proteins:
- the LOC121789287 gene encoding mannose-6-phosphate isomerase 1-like isoform X2, giving the protein MGAEIPGIVRLKCSVQKYDWGKLGDESAVARLYAKNSREEVIDAEPYAELWIGTHDSGPSYVVAAAEGVRDGGVEGEDTYDRKKGDVVSLKDWIERNPSVVGDKVLQKWGPTLPFLLKAHPDKDLARILHKQQPEVYKDGNHKPEMALALTKFEALCGFVGLEELKNVVRFVPEMTEVVGNSCGIQVLNTSEDDGEKIMKEVLQSLFTDLMSASKTVISEIIPRLISRLNKKGQEMKLTDKEELVLRLEKQYPGDIGVIAAFLFNYVKLQPGEALYLAANEPHAYIQGECVECMATSDNVVRAGLTPKKRDVQTLCSMLTYKQSFPEILPGVAANPYTVKYSPPFEEFEVDCYNIPEEVSIVIPAVGGPCVYLVVAGEGTMHAASSKEVIGEGDVLFAPANTEITLETHLGSIVYRAGVNSRALEEFAAKRMH; this is encoded by the exons ATGGGCGCGGAAATTCCTGGAATCGTCAGGCTGAAGTGCTCTGTTCAAAAGTATGACTGGGGAAAGCTTGGGGACGAATCGGCTGTGGCGCGGCTGTACGCGAAGAACAGTAGGGAAGAGGTGATCGACGCCGAACCCTACGCTGAGTTGTGGATAGGAACTCACGACTCCGGGCCCTCCTACGTCGTTGCAGCGGCGGAGGGAGTGAGGGatggtggcgtggagggggagGACACCTATGATCGTAAGAAGGGAGATGTTGTGAGTTTGAAGGACTGGATTGAGAGGAATCCGAGTGTTGTTGGGGATAAGGTGTTGCAGAAGTGGGGACCTACTCTTCCTTTCCTGTTAAAG GCTCATCCAGACAAGGATTTGGCTCGAATTCTGCACAAGCAGCAGCCAGAGGTGTACAAGGACGGTAATCACAAGCCGGAGATGGCTTTGGCACTCACCAAGTTTGAGGCGCTGTGTGGATTTGTTGGTCTTGAG GAACTTAAGAATGTCGTTCGCTTTGTACCTGAGATGACAGAAGTGGTTGGAAATTCATGTGGGATTCAAGTACTAAACACTAGTGAAGATGATGGGGAGAAGATAATGAAAGAAGTCCTGCAATCCTTATTTACTGATCTCATGTCGGCTAGCAAGACTGTGATATCTGAAATAATTCCCAGGTTGATAAGTCGGTTGAATAAAAAAGGCCAG GAAATGAAGCTGACTGACAAGGAAGAGCTGGTATTGCGTCTCGAAAAGCAATACCCCGGTGACATTGGTGTGATAGCAGCCTTTTTGTTTAACTATGTGAAGCTGCAACCAGGTGAAGCATTATATTTGGCAGCAAATGAACCACATGCTTATATACAAGGTGAATGTGTAGAATGCATGGCAACATCAGACAATGTGGTCCGTGCTGGTCTCACTCCAAAGAAGAGGGATGTCCAAACTCTCTGTTCAATGCTGACATACAAACAG AGTTTTCCAGAAATCCTCCCTGGAGTTGCTGCAAATCCTTATACAGTCAAATATAGCCCTCCGTTCGAAGAATTTGAGGTCGACTGCTATAATATTCCCGAGGAAGTATCTATTGTAATTCCAGCGGTTGGTGGTCCTTGTGTTTATCTGGTGGTTGCTGGCGAAGGAACAATGCATGCGGCTTCTAGTAAGGAGGTGATTGGCGAAGGCGATGTTCTATTTGCACCTGCAAACACTGAGATCACTCTTGAGACTCATTTAGGTTCAATTGTGTATAGAGCAGGAGTCAACAGCAGGGCTTTGGAGGAATTTGCAGCAAAACGAATGCACTAG
- the LOC121789287 gene encoding mannose-6-phosphate isomerase 1-like isoform X1, with protein sequence MGAEIPGIVRLKCSVQKYDWGKLGDESAVARLYAKNSREEVIDAEPYAELWIGTHDSGPSYVVAAAEGVRDGGVEGEDTYDRKKGDVVSLKDWIERNPSVVGDKVLQKWGPTLPFLLKVLSVEKALSIQAHPDKDLARILHKQQPEVYKDGNHKPEMALALTKFEALCGFVGLEELKNVVRFVPEMTEVVGNSCGIQVLNTSEDDGEKIMKEVLQSLFTDLMSASKTVISEIIPRLISRLNKKGQEMKLTDKEELVLRLEKQYPGDIGVIAAFLFNYVKLQPGEALYLAANEPHAYIQGECVECMATSDNVVRAGLTPKKRDVQTLCSMLTYKQSFPEILPGVAANPYTVKYSPPFEEFEVDCYNIPEEVSIVIPAVGGPCVYLVVAGEGTMHAASSKEVIGEGDVLFAPANTEITLETHLGSIVYRAGVNSRALEEFAAKRMH encoded by the exons ATGGGCGCGGAAATTCCTGGAATCGTCAGGCTGAAGTGCTCTGTTCAAAAGTATGACTGGGGAAAGCTTGGGGACGAATCGGCTGTGGCGCGGCTGTACGCGAAGAACAGTAGGGAAGAGGTGATCGACGCCGAACCCTACGCTGAGTTGTGGATAGGAACTCACGACTCCGGGCCCTCCTACGTCGTTGCAGCGGCGGAGGGAGTGAGGGatggtggcgtggagggggagGACACCTATGATCGTAAGAAGGGAGATGTTGTGAGTTTGAAGGACTGGATTGAGAGGAATCCGAGTGTTGTTGGGGATAAGGTGTTGCAGAAGTGGGGACCTACTCTTCCTTTCCTGTTAAAG GTACTTTCAGTGGAAAAGGCTCTGTCGATACAGGCTCATCCAGACAAGGATTTGGCTCGAATTCTGCACAAGCAGCAGCCAGAGGTGTACAAGGACGGTAATCACAAGCCGGAGATGGCTTTGGCACTCACCAAGTTTGAGGCGCTGTGTGGATTTGTTGGTCTTGAG GAACTTAAGAATGTCGTTCGCTTTGTACCTGAGATGACAGAAGTGGTTGGAAATTCATGTGGGATTCAAGTACTAAACACTAGTGAAGATGATGGGGAGAAGATAATGAAAGAAGTCCTGCAATCCTTATTTACTGATCTCATGTCGGCTAGCAAGACTGTGATATCTGAAATAATTCCCAGGTTGATAAGTCGGTTGAATAAAAAAGGCCAG GAAATGAAGCTGACTGACAAGGAAGAGCTGGTATTGCGTCTCGAAAAGCAATACCCCGGTGACATTGGTGTGATAGCAGCCTTTTTGTTTAACTATGTGAAGCTGCAACCAGGTGAAGCATTATATTTGGCAGCAAATGAACCACATGCTTATATACAAGGTGAATGTGTAGAATGCATGGCAACATCAGACAATGTGGTCCGTGCTGGTCTCACTCCAAAGAAGAGGGATGTCCAAACTCTCTGTTCAATGCTGACATACAAACAG AGTTTTCCAGAAATCCTCCCTGGAGTTGCTGCAAATCCTTATACAGTCAAATATAGCCCTCCGTTCGAAGAATTTGAGGTCGACTGCTATAATATTCCCGAGGAAGTATCTATTGTAATTCCAGCGGTTGGTGGTCCTTGTGTTTATCTGGTGGTTGCTGGCGAAGGAACAATGCATGCGGCTTCTAGTAAGGAGGTGATTGGCGAAGGCGATGTTCTATTTGCACCTGCAAACACTGAGATCACTCTTGAGACTCATTTAGGTTCAATTGTGTATAGAGCAGGAGTCAACAGCAGGGCTTTGGAGGAATTTGCAGCAAAACGAATGCACTAG